In the Aneurinibacillus soli genome, one interval contains:
- a CDS encoding peptidase U32 family protein: MKKPELLCTAANLDELVQVMDAGADAVSIGNERFGLRVAGNFSLDEIRAAVELAHARSVKIYVSVNAVLHNADLEELPDYLKALDEIGIDAVVFGDPAVVITARQVGLQAPLHWNAEVLTTNYETMNYWGSKGATRAFVARELNMDAIIETKENAEVEIQVQVHGPTCIFHSRRDLVTNYEKNKGEELERPGLDRRLFITEEKRDELQYPIYEDRNGTHIMSADDICILEYLDELMDAEIDSFKIEGIMKDAAYNAKVVAIYRAAIDTYMEDPDAFRDKLSEWMKEIEAIQPDERELTTGFFFKEQVY, encoded by the coding sequence GTGAAAAAACCAGAGTTACTCTGTACAGCTGCAAACCTTGATGAGCTGGTGCAGGTGATGGACGCAGGTGCAGATGCGGTAAGCATCGGGAACGAGCGCTTCGGTCTGCGTGTGGCAGGCAACTTCTCACTCGATGAGATTCGAGCGGCAGTCGAGCTGGCACATGCGCGCAGCGTAAAAATTTATGTATCGGTGAATGCCGTGCTGCATAATGCCGATCTGGAAGAGCTACCGGACTACTTGAAGGCACTTGATGAGATTGGGATCGATGCCGTCGTATTTGGCGATCCAGCTGTAGTGATTACAGCGCGTCAGGTCGGTTTGCAAGCGCCGTTGCACTGGAACGCAGAAGTGCTGACAACGAACTATGAAACGATGAACTATTGGGGCAGCAAGGGTGCGACTCGTGCATTTGTGGCACGCGAGCTGAACATGGATGCGATCATCGAGACGAAAGAAAATGCCGAAGTGGAAATTCAAGTGCAAGTGCATGGTCCGACATGTATTTTCCATTCTCGTCGTGATCTTGTAACGAACTACGAGAAGAACAAAGGTGAGGAACTGGAGCGTCCGGGCTTAGATCGCAGATTGTTCATTACGGAAGAGAAGCGGGATGAACTTCAATATCCGATCTATGAAGATCGGAACGGCACCCATATTATGAGTGCAGATGATATCTGTATTCTGGAGTATCTTGACGAACTGATGGATGCGGAGATTGACAGCTTCAAGATTGAAGGCATTATGAAAGATGCGGCATACAATGCCAAAGTCGTGGCAATCTACCGTGCTGCGATTGATACGTATATGGAAGATCCCGATGCATTCCGGGATAAACTATCTGAATGGATGAAAGAGATTGAGGCCATCCAGCCGGATGAACGTGAACTGACGACAGGGTTCTTCTTTAAAGAGCAAGTTTATTAA
- a CDS encoding peptidase U32 family protein → MTESNSMTSKIITPRGPILQKPEVLAPAGNLEKLKYAVRYGADAVYIGGQSLGLRANADNFSFDEMKEATEFAHAHNAKVFVATNIIAHNEDLHQVDDFMRNLQRAGIDAIIVADPALIQRTKQAAPDLELHLSTQASTTNWQTVQFWKEEGISRVVLAREVSVQEIREIKKHVDIEIEAFIHGAMCISYSGRCVLSNHFTARDSNRGGCSQSCRWQYDMFEPLPKDEAALGQIGKKALPMFGEEDPMFTMSSKDMCMLEYLPDMIDAGVDSFKIEGRMKSIHYVATVANQYRRAVDAYCADPDHYKLNAEWMEEIWKASHRSMTTGFFYGTPTETEQLFGENEDIPQYDFAGLVLDYNAETGIATIQQRNKFSVGDTIEFFGPKMDRFTQTVSEMWDDKDEVIESAPHAMQVVKMHVDRPVAQHDMMRKEKK, encoded by the coding sequence ATGACGGAATCAAATAGTATGACAAGTAAAATCATTACACCGCGTGGGCCGATTCTGCAAAAGCCAGAAGTGTTGGCACCAGCCGGTAACTTGGAGAAGTTGAAATACGCCGTGCGCTACGGCGCGGATGCGGTGTACATCGGTGGACAAAGCCTGGGTCTGCGTGCAAACGCGGATAACTTCTCCTTCGATGAAATGAAGGAAGCAACCGAGTTTGCCCACGCCCATAATGCAAAAGTATTCGTTGCAACAAACATCATCGCGCACAATGAAGACTTGCATCAAGTGGACGATTTCATGCGCAACCTGCAACGTGCAGGCATTGATGCGATTATCGTCGCCGATCCAGCGCTTATTCAACGTACGAAACAGGCAGCACCGGATCTTGAACTGCATTTGAGTACACAGGCATCGACAACGAACTGGCAGACCGTGCAATTCTGGAAAGAAGAAGGCATAAGCCGTGTCGTATTGGCCCGTGAAGTGTCCGTACAAGAAATCCGTGAGATCAAAAAGCATGTTGATATTGAAATCGAAGCGTTTATTCATGGTGCGATGTGCATTTCGTATTCCGGACGCTGTGTGCTGTCGAATCATTTCACTGCGCGTGACTCGAACCGTGGTGGCTGTTCGCAGTCTTGTCGCTGGCAGTATGACATGTTTGAACCGCTGCCGAAAGACGAAGCCGCACTCGGACAGATCGGCAAGAAAGCCCTGCCGATGTTCGGTGAGGAAGATCCGATGTTTACGATGAGCTCCAAAGACATGTGCATGCTTGAATACTTGCCGGATATGATTGATGCTGGCGTGGACAGCTTCAAGATTGAAGGTCGTATGAAGAGCATTCATTATGTGGCGACCGTTGCGAACCAGTATCGCCGTGCCGTGGATGCGTATTGTGCAGACCCGGATCATTACAAGCTGAATGCGGAGTGGATGGAAGAAATCTGGAAAGCGTCACACCGTTCAATGACAACAGGCTTCTTCTATGGCACACCGACAGAAACCGAGCAGCTGTTCGGAGAGAACGAAGACATCCCGCAGTATGACTTTGCAGGTCTTGTTCTGGATTACAATGCAGAAACAGGCATCGCAACGATCCAGCAGCGCAACAAATTCAGTGTTGGTGATACGATCGAATTTTTCGGTCCGAAAATGGACCGTTTCACGCAAACTGTTAGCGAGATGTGGGACGACAAGGATGAGGTTATTGAGTCCGCTCCTCATGCGATGCAAGTTGTGAAGATGCACGTAGACCGTCCTGTGGCACAGCACGATATGATGAGAAAAGAGAAAAAGTAA
- a CDS encoding peptidoglycan D,D-transpeptidase FtsI family protein, which translates to MSISRKKRRIFVVLILFTLLYTGIVSRLAWIQVVATRMFSPHHVDLVERAVAQRREKLVLNSGRGMIYDRQGAPLTGEEKVGLAIFPLVRYDLEESGKVGKLAHILSMTAEEAFRLIKDRKHAGFWENGPGNVVALRPDQARDIQALGIVGVLPLPVTTRYSKDGLAPQMIGYIGQNAKLIAEKYMDDVQSGALHPNSKIGVAGLERTFQPFLAGVGEKSVSYYVDGRGNPLNGLDVRMNEAQNSFYPLSIMTTLDSTIQKKTEEALQASPLRKGTAVILDVGTREVLAVASKPSFDPSRPNPGTNDWQNLAIKQTTPGSIFKIVVAAAALEEGLVKLDDHFVCKGQYGKYGFACWKEGGHGELTFAEAFADSCNITFAEVAKKVGPEKLQLYARKLGLDQEIGWQKMPFYKLGLFRQFDGEDKGRVFAQDHPVGDEGILIQTGIGQRDVQMTPLQAANMAAIIAGGGQKQKVKVVQSINYQNGTTFYCFEDRPLDGGTISPETASKLRGLMEGVVDHGTAKMLGNLPWKAAGKSGTAQIRVNGVARNNQWFVGYVPRENPKYAIAVLAADQPTKGVNEATKLFGEIVTRMAQTEKK; encoded by the coding sequence ATGTCGATTTCGCGGAAGAAGCGGCGGATCTTTGTTGTGTTGATTTTATTTACGCTTCTCTACACAGGAATTGTCAGTCGTCTGGCGTGGATTCAGGTTGTGGCAACGCGGATGTTCTCCCCTCATCATGTTGATCTCGTCGAGCGAGCGGTAGCCCAGCGCCGGGAGAAGCTGGTGCTCAACAGTGGGCGTGGCATGATCTATGACCGACAGGGGGCACCGCTGACCGGAGAAGAAAAAGTAGGGCTGGCGATATTTCCGCTCGTCCGGTATGATCTTGAGGAAAGTGGGAAAGTTGGCAAGCTCGCACATATTCTCAGTATGACAGCAGAGGAAGCATTCCGACTGATCAAAGATCGAAAGCACGCAGGGTTCTGGGAGAATGGGCCAGGGAATGTGGTGGCACTCCGGCCTGATCAAGCGCGTGACATACAGGCACTCGGCATTGTGGGTGTATTGCCGCTTCCTGTGACAACTCGCTATTCAAAAGATGGACTCGCTCCCCAGATGATTGGCTACATTGGACAGAACGCGAAGCTCATTGCGGAGAAATACATGGATGATGTACAGAGCGGTGCACTTCATCCGAACAGCAAGATCGGAGTTGCAGGACTAGAGCGCACCTTTCAACCTTTTCTTGCCGGTGTCGGGGAGAAGTCGGTTTCGTATTATGTAGACGGGCGCGGCAATCCATTGAATGGTCTTGATGTTCGGATGAATGAAGCGCAAAACTCCTTTTATCCACTGTCGATTATGACCACGCTTGATAGCACCATACAGAAAAAAACAGAAGAGGCACTACAAGCGTCTCCGCTTCGAAAAGGTACAGCCGTCATACTTGATGTTGGAACACGGGAAGTGCTTGCAGTTGCCTCGAAGCCGAGCTTTGATCCGTCTCGTCCGAATCCAGGTACGAATGACTGGCAGAACCTTGCGATCAAGCAGACGACCCCCGGTTCGATTTTTAAAATTGTGGTAGCGGCTGCTGCACTCGAAGAAGGGCTGGTTAAGCTCGATGATCATTTTGTATGTAAGGGTCAATATGGTAAGTACGGATTTGCTTGCTGGAAGGAAGGCGGTCACGGCGAGCTGACATTTGCAGAGGCGTTTGCGGATTCATGCAACATTACGTTCGCGGAAGTAGCAAAAAAAGTCGGGCCAGAAAAGCTTCAACTTTATGCCCGTAAGCTTGGGCTGGATCAGGAAATCGGCTGGCAGAAAATGCCGTTCTATAAGCTTGGATTGTTCCGGCAATTTGATGGGGAAGACAAAGGACGTGTATTCGCGCAGGATCATCCAGTTGGAGATGAAGGTATTTTGATCCAGACGGGAATCGGACAGCGGGATGTACAGATGACGCCGTTACAGGCTGCGAACATGGCGGCTATTATCGCGGGTGGCGGGCAAAAGCAAAAGGTAAAAGTCGTCCAGTCGATCAATTATCAGAACGGCACGACTTTCTATTGCTTTGAAGATCGTCCGCTTGACGGTGGTACAATCTCGCCGGAGACAGCTAGTAAGTTGCGTGGCCTAATGGAAGGGGTAGTGGATCACGGGACAGCGAAAATGCTAGGGAACCTGCCGTGGAAAGCGGCAGGAAAAAGCGGAACGGCCCAGATCAGGGTAAATGGGGTAGCACGCAATAATCAGTGGTTTGTCGGGTACGTACCGCGTGAGAATCCTAAGTATGCCATCGCTGTATTGGCGGCAGACCAGCCAACGAAAGGCGTGAATGAAGCAACGAAGCTGTTTGGAGAGATTGTCACGCGAATGGCACAGACAGAGAAGAAATAG
- a CDS encoding phosphatase PAP2 family protein, translated as MKQTLSRMANKLSPGGSLSVVLTVGAALAVLLLFISTAIVDEVLEKETVQFDQMIYGWLHQMHSEAITADVIFLTNMGSAFRLIPIYVLLVLVLLIWRKREEALMLTFALGGGGALNYVLKQIFRRSRPDVEHLVEAGGYSFPSGHAMVSFIFYGMLAYLVWYYLYEYPIWRYSIPALLVLLGISIGISRVYLGVHYATDVIAGFTIGGIWLIACIVGLRALHWYKEKQSS; from the coding sequence ATGAAACAGACGCTTAGTCGAATGGCAAACAAGCTGTCGCCAGGCGGTAGCCTGAGTGTGGTGCTCACGGTTGGGGCCGCTTTGGCCGTGCTGTTGTTGTTTATTTCAACTGCGATTGTAGATGAAGTATTGGAAAAGGAAACGGTGCAATTTGATCAGATGATATATGGTTGGCTGCACCAGATGCATAGTGAGGCAATCACTGCCGATGTCATTTTTTTGACGAACATGGGGTCAGCGTTTCGACTGATTCCGATTTATGTGCTGCTCGTGCTCGTGCTCTTGATCTGGCGGAAACGGGAAGAAGCGCTCATGTTAACGTTTGCCCTTGGTGGAGGTGGAGCACTCAACTATGTTTTGAAGCAGATATTCCGCCGCAGTCGCCCGGATGTGGAGCATCTGGTAGAGGCAGGAGGGTATAGTTTTCCGAGCGGGCATGCGATGGTGTCGTTTATTTTTTATGGCATGCTTGCCTACCTGGTCTGGTACTATTTGTATGAGTATCCGATCTGGCGATATAGTATTCCTGCCCTGCTTGTTCTGCTTGGCATCAGCATCGGCATTAGCCGCGTGTATCTTGGGGTGCATTACGCAACGGATGTGATTGCCGGGTTCACGATTGGAGGAATCTGGTTGATTGCCTGCATCGTTGGGCTTCGGGCTCTGCACTGGTATAAAGAAAAGCAAAGCAGTTGA
- the hemQ gene encoding hydrogen peroxide-dependent heme synthase yields the protein MSEAVHTLEGWFALHDFRTIDWTSWGAATEAERQEAIEELMAFMNNWADIEESKQGSSTAFTVVGHKADIAFMHLRPTLEDIEEVENEFNKTAFASYTVRDYSYVSVVELSSYMSKEADPMQDPAIQARLYPALPKTKHVCFYPMNKKREGNDNWYMLSMEERRGMMRSHGMIGRSYAGRVTQIITGSVGFDDWEWGVTLFSDDPITFKKLVYEMRFDEVSARFGEFGSFIIGNRLTNERLPEYLSL from the coding sequence ATGAGTGAAGCAGTACATACACTAGAAGGCTGGTTTGCCCTGCACGATTTCCGGACGATTGATTGGACATCATGGGGAGCGGCTACAGAAGCAGAACGTCAGGAAGCGATTGAAGAACTGATGGCGTTTATGAACAACTGGGCCGATATTGAAGAATCTAAGCAGGGAAGCAGCACGGCATTTACCGTAGTCGGTCATAAGGCAGACATCGCGTTCATGCACCTGCGCCCAACGCTCGAAGACATTGAAGAAGTTGAGAATGAATTCAATAAAACAGCATTTGCCTCGTATACAGTTCGCGATTATTCGTATGTCTCAGTTGTTGAGCTGAGCAGCTATATGTCTAAGGAAGCGGACCCGATGCAGGACCCGGCCATCCAGGCGCGTCTGTACCCGGCCCTGCCAAAAACAAAACATGTATGCTTCTATCCGATGAACAAGAAGCGTGAAGGTAACGATAACTGGTACATGCTCAGCATGGAAGAGCGTCGCGGCATGATGCGCAGCCATGGCATGATTGGTCGCTCATACGCAGGTCGCGTGACCCAGATTATTACCGGCTCCGTTGGCTTTGATGATTGGGAGTGGGGCGTGACGCTGTTCTCGGATGACCCGATCACGTTCAAGAAGCTCGTATATGAAATGCGCTTTGATGAAGTGAGCGCACGCTTCGGTGAGTTCGGATCGTTCATCATCGGCAATCGTCTGACGAATGAGCGTCTACCAGAGTATCTTTCGCTCTAA
- a CDS encoding DUF1343 domain-containing protein: protein MKKWLSVLTALIVLLMGMILPASASIAPQAPDTSAFKLGDDILLEKYSHLIDGKRIGLITNQTGVNSNGVSMVDVLASYPGASLTALYSPEHGLDGKAKAGAYVTSYTHPTLKIPVYSLYGTTRMPTPAMLKNVDVLVFDMQDIGARSYTFMSTMNYCMVAAQKAGIPIVILDRPNPLGGTIVDGPVLEDKFKTFVGVDNLPMSHGMTAGELAYFFNRKIKANLSVVPMEGYTRNMIFQDTGLKWVQSSPLMPNMQSVFGYNATGLGEGTGIFQDGPFSWIGGKGIDSKKYAALLNGAKLPGVTFVAEKRGSSGGVQLKITNYRTFNPARTGIYALAYAHKLNNFKVPRSGKEIVMFDKIMGTDKIGQYLLQGLTPQQIEAKYASGLKKFKEERKNYLLYQ from the coding sequence ATGAAAAAATGGTTGTCAGTGCTTACGGCACTAATTGTACTGCTTATGGGGATGATCCTGCCTGCATCAGCTTCTATTGCACCACAAGCACCCGATACATCCGCTTTTAAGCTGGGCGATGATATTTTACTAGAGAAGTATTCTCATCTCATTGACGGCAAGCGCATCGGATTAATTACGAACCAGACAGGCGTTAACAGTAATGGGGTCAGCATGGTAGATGTGCTAGCTTCCTATCCTGGCGCTTCACTTACTGCGCTGTATAGTCCAGAACACGGACTGGATGGCAAAGCAAAAGCCGGAGCGTATGTAACATCCTACACACATCCGACCCTTAAAATTCCGGTATACAGTTTGTATGGAACGACTCGCATGCCGACACCGGCTATGCTTAAAAATGTAGATGTGCTTGTATTCGATATGCAGGATATCGGTGCTCGTTCGTATACATTCATGTCGACGATGAACTATTGTATGGTGGCTGCACAAAAAGCTGGTATACCGATTGTCATTTTAGACCGCCCGAACCCGCTCGGCGGCACAATTGTGGATGGTCCAGTGCTAGAAGATAAATTCAAGACATTCGTTGGGGTGGACAATCTCCCAATGTCACACGGCATGACCGCGGGAGAACTCGCCTACTTCTTTAACCGAAAGATTAAAGCGAATCTTTCTGTCGTACCGATGGAAGGCTATACGCGCAATATGATCTTCCAGGATACAGGGCTGAAATGGGTACAAAGCTCGCCGCTTATGCCAAATATGCAGTCTGTATTCGGCTATAATGCAACTGGTCTTGGTGAAGGAACAGGTATATTCCAGGACGGTCCGTTCTCCTGGATTGGCGGCAAAGGCATTGATTCGAAAAAGTACGCGGCATTGCTGAACGGTGCAAAACTGCCAGGTGTAACGTTCGTTGCTGAAAAGCGCGGTAGCTCAGGCGGTGTGCAGCTAAAAATCACGAACTACCGCACATTCAACCCGGCACGCACTGGTATTTATGCGCTTGCGTATGCACATAAGCTTAACAACTTCAAAGTACCACGCAGCGGCAAGGAAATTGTGATGTTTGATAAGATTATGGGTACAGATAAGATTGGTCAGTACCTGTTGCAAGGACTGACACCGCAGCAGATCGAAGCAAAATATGCGTCGGGGCTGAAGAAGTTTAAAGAAGAGCGCAAAAATTATTTGCTGTATCAATAA
- a CDS encoding sporulation protein, whose protein sequence is MFKKFMAKIGIGSAKVNLVLHKDGCEMGQTVTGDLMIEGGSVEQKINRLDVDFMLSIRTKQKEYVHRIATIPMSGAFVIGASERKVLPFSFALSPDLLVSAPSVAYYFTTHLDIAGGVDSGDRDYLHVLMPHYLANTVEALRLLGLMEKPNSRKFDGYTQQFEFAPTTMWRGQIEEVEFVAAMEPDGIRLLLEVDLYSFGRETELRRDVYIPAETADHVQELAEHLRGMIDGMIENPQMYMHVRDYFGRGHHHDYQSYGANRYGGFAGALGGLAVGMLGGMILSEIMGDFMEDALGEIGDIGQEIESAAEDFGGDLFDGGFDFGDDE, encoded by the coding sequence ATGTTTAAAAAGTTTATGGCCAAGATCGGAATTGGTTCTGCAAAAGTGAATCTCGTTTTGCATAAAGACGGCTGTGAGATGGGACAGACTGTAACGGGTGATTTGATGATTGAAGGTGGATCGGTTGAGCAAAAGATTAACCGGCTGGATGTTGATTTCATGCTGAGTATTCGGACGAAACAGAAAGAATACGTACACCGTATAGCGACCATTCCGATGTCAGGTGCGTTTGTTATCGGCGCATCCGAGCGCAAAGTGCTACCGTTCTCGTTTGCATTGTCGCCAGACTTGCTCGTAAGTGCACCATCTGTGGCGTACTACTTCACGACACATCTTGATATTGCGGGTGGAGTGGACAGTGGCGACCGAGATTATCTTCATGTGCTTATGCCGCATTATTTGGCTAACACAGTCGAAGCGCTTCGCTTACTTGGCCTAATGGAAAAGCCGAACTCGCGTAAATTTGATGGCTACACGCAGCAATTCGAATTTGCCCCAACTACGATGTGGCGCGGTCAGATCGAGGAAGTAGAATTCGTTGCAGCAATGGAGCCGGATGGCATCCGTCTTCTGCTAGAAGTTGATCTATATTCTTTCGGACGCGAAACGGAGTTGCGCCGTGACGTATACATTCCAGCAGAGACAGCAGATCATGTGCAGGAACTTGCCGAGCATCTGCGCGGCATGATTGATGGGATGATAGAAAATCCGCAAATGTATATGCATGTGCGTGATTACTTTGGCCGAGGACACCACCATGATTATCAAAGCTACGGCGCCAACCGTTACGGAGGATTTGCCGGAGCACTGGGCGGCCTGGCTGTTGGGATGCTTGGTGGCATGATTCTCTCCGAAATCATGGGGGATTTCATGGAAGATGCGCTCGGGGAAATTGGCGATATTGGGCAGGAAATAGAGTCTGCGGCAGAAGATTTTGGTGGGGATTTATTTGACGGTGGCTTTGACTTTGGAGACGATGAATAA
- a CDS encoding toxic anion resistance protein translates to MDFTQHALTEAEKLEPGSLSHLTEDERRRAEDLAQSIQVNDSAAVLQYGAALQNEISQFSDTILDHVRAKDGGEVGQALTELMLKVKEVDTTTLSGRKSGLLSKVPVFGSMMNSGKKMLAQYEKLGGQVATITQQLGTASQQLLRDIKLLDTLYEKNREFVREIDLYIVAGKMKLTELATEVLPALKQKAEASVDPADVQELNDMGQLIDRLEKKVHDLILTRTVTIQSAPQIRLVQNNNQVLVEKIQSSILTTVPLWKNQLVIAVSLQRQKHALDVQKQVTDTTNELLLRNSELLKMNSINIAKENERGVIEIETLKKTQSNLVDTLEQTLQIQREGREKRQAAEQEITHMQQELKEKLTALATEYRGR, encoded by the coding sequence ATGGACTTTACACAACACGCACTTACAGAAGCAGAAAAGCTGGAACCGGGGAGCTTATCCCATCTGACAGAAGACGAGCGTCGGAGAGCAGAGGATCTGGCCCAATCCATTCAGGTGAATGATAGTGCAGCGGTGCTACAGTACGGTGCAGCTTTGCAAAACGAGATCTCACAGTTTTCGGATACGATTCTTGATCATGTGCGTGCCAAAGATGGCGGTGAAGTCGGTCAGGCACTCACGGAATTAATGCTTAAAGTGAAAGAAGTGGATACGACGACGCTTTCGGGTCGCAAAAGTGGACTGTTATCGAAGGTGCCTGTGTTTGGTTCCATGATGAATTCCGGCAAGAAGATGCTGGCGCAGTATGAGAAGCTGGGCGGTCAGGTCGCAACGATTACACAGCAGCTTGGGACGGCGAGTCAACAGCTTTTACGAGACATTAAGTTGCTCGATACGCTGTACGAGAAAAATCGAGAATTCGTCCGGGAGATTGATTTGTACATCGTAGCCGGAAAAATGAAGCTGACCGAGCTTGCGACAGAAGTGTTGCCTGCGTTGAAGCAGAAAGCAGAAGCATCTGTTGATCCGGCTGATGTGCAGGAGTTAAACGATATGGGCCAGCTTATCGATCGGCTGGAGAAAAAAGTGCATGACCTGATTTTGACACGCACAGTCACGATCCAGTCTGCCCCGCAAATCCGGCTTGTACAGAACAACAACCAGGTGCTGGTCGAAAAAATTCAATCGTCCATTTTAACAACGGTTCCATTGTGGAAAAATCAGCTTGTGATTGCAGTGAGTCTCCAACGTCAGAAACATGCGCTTGACGTACAGAAGCAGGTAACTGATACGACGAATGAACTGCTTCTGCGTAATTCAGAGCTATTAAAGATGAACTCGATTAACATCGCCAAAGAGAACGAGCGCGGGGTAATTGAGATTGAGACTTTGAAGAAAACACAGTCAAATCTTGTTGACACATTGGAACAGACATTGCAGATTCAGCGAGAAGGACGAGAGAAGCGGCAGGCAGCGGAGCAGGAAATCACGCATATGCAACAAGAGCTGAAAGAGAAATTAACCGCACTGGCAACCGAATACCGAGGCCGGTGA
- a CDS encoding GNAT family N-acetyltransferase produces the protein MITRQNVTADDVSFLYQVYKETREEGLVGMDWDEEEREAFLRMQFDMQRSSYALQHLAADHEIIQLDKVPIGQIMTKITDHSIWLIDLSLLAQYRNKGIGTRLIRDLQERGEELGKVVRLHVLYNNPAQDLYARLGFCITSEKFPYLAMEWLSSEKAERNKKKD, from the coding sequence TTGATTACTAGACAAAATGTTACGGCAGATGATGTTTCATTTCTCTATCAAGTATATAAGGAAACGAGAGAGGAGGGGCTAGTAGGAATGGATTGGGACGAGGAAGAGCGAGAAGCCTTTCTTCGTATGCAGTTCGATATGCAGAGGAGTTCGTATGCGCTACAACATCTAGCAGCCGATCATGAGATTATACAGCTTGATAAGGTGCCTATCGGTCAGATTATGACCAAAATCACAGATCATTCCATCTGGCTTATTGATTTATCTTTGCTTGCGCAATATCGAAACAAGGGAATTGGTACACGCTTGATTCGAGATCTTCAAGAGCGAGGAGAGGAGCTGGGGAAGGTCGTACGCCTACACGTGCTATATAATAATCCGGCACAGGATTTGTATGCAAGACTTGGATTTTGTATAACGAGTGAAAAATTTCCGTACCTTGCGATGGAGTGGTTGTCGAGTGAAAAAGCAGAAAGAAATAAGAAGAAAGATTAG
- a CDS encoding RNA-binding domain-containing protein, translating into MFYEDIQPQKLKDFLLDPTHDTLCELLLYNTGETDFLDFKAKWIDLTKLAKHILAIANSGGGSIIVGVGQQSDGSSSLDGLSSQDFLDKADVDNKLGNYLPSWVKYRTEDFIFDKQALAPFTDKKFQVLIIEYDPKYVPYTSIISRGELRYGAIYIRQGTKSIEASNEKLLEIILRKVNAGDAYSTDLTLIEHLTQLKYLYAERNRQADDDYERFIERVIERKQRRIEQVLDVYGMTDE; encoded by the coding sequence ATGTTTTATGAAGATATTCAGCCGCAAAAACTAAAAGATTTTCTGCTTGATCCTACGCACGATACGCTTTGCGAACTGCTGCTCTATAATACAGGTGAGACAGATTTCCTTGATTTTAAGGCGAAGTGGATTGATCTAACGAAGCTGGCCAAGCATATTCTTGCCATTGCCAACTCTGGTGGCGGCTCGATTATTGTCGGTGTCGGTCAACAGTCGGATGGAAGTTCATCGCTTGATGGCCTGTCCAGTCAGGATTTTCTCGACAAGGCCGACGTTGATAATAAACTCGGCAATTATCTGCCAAGCTGGGTCAAATACCGCACGGAAGATTTCATTTTTGATAAGCAGGCACTCGCTCCATTTACGGATAAAAAGTTCCAGGTGCTCATTATTGAATACGATCCGAAATACGTGCCGTATACATCGATCATCAGCCGGGGTGAGCTGCGATATGGAGCGATCTACATCCGGCAGGGTACGAAATCAATCGAAGCGTCAAACGAGAAACTGCTTGAGATCATTTTACGCAAGGTTAATGCAGGCGATGCGTATTCTACGGACCTAACGCTTATTGAGCATCTAACTCAGTTAAAATATCTATATGCAGAACGCAATCGGCAGGCAGATGACGACTACGAACGATTTATTGAACGGGTCATCGAACGGAAGCAACGGCGTATCGAGCAGGTGCTTGATGTGTACGGCATGACAGACGAATAA